A genomic segment from Streptomyces sp. NBC_00237 encodes:
- a CDS encoding SdpA family antimicrobial peptide system protein → MVTDGGESGEVRSVPGLVSAVVGILVTGALLAGSIFFSLPSNVLSTRDGGDLRAFSARFLPQSWAFFTKPPSDPEFVPYVVNDDGVAYAARLPNSRPDNLYGLSRRQRAQGPEVAAMANQVQKWKNCEEAEGDCPAVVAGSSASGAANSGPGRGSGPANEPVSVPVPVSVENTSPVPTLCGRLVLVETRPVPWKFRDKYEGWRLDKRAALVEAKCSQSE, encoded by the coding sequence GTGGTCACCGATGGGGGAGAGTCCGGGGAGGTCCGTTCCGTACCGGGACTGGTCTCCGCCGTGGTCGGCATCCTCGTGACCGGAGCCCTGCTGGCCGGTTCCATCTTCTTCTCCCTGCCGAGCAATGTGCTTTCCACGCGCGACGGGGGAGACCTCCGGGCCTTCTCGGCCCGGTTCCTTCCCCAGAGTTGGGCGTTCTTCACGAAGCCTCCGAGCGACCCCGAATTCGTTCCGTACGTCGTGAACGACGACGGTGTCGCCTATGCGGCGCGCCTGCCGAATTCGCGTCCGGACAATCTGTACGGCCTCTCGCGGCGTCAGCGTGCGCAGGGGCCCGAGGTTGCTGCGATGGCGAACCAGGTGCAGAAGTGGAAGAACTGCGAGGAGGCAGAGGGAGATTGTCCGGCGGTGGTCGCCGGGTCCTCGGCTTCCGGGGCCGCTAATTCCGGTCCCGGTCGCGGTTCCGGACCTGCAAATGAGCCCGTTTCTGTTCCCGTTCCCGTTTCCGTGGAGAACACTTCTCCGGTGCCAACTCTCTGCGGGCGACTGGTACTTGTCGAGACGAGGCCGGTGCCGTGGAAGTTCCGTGACAAGTACGAAGGCTGGCGTCTCGACAAGAGGGCCGCTCTGGTGGAGGCGAAGTGTTCGCAAAGCGAATAG
- a CDS encoding SdpI family protein: protein MDPAAGLVFGVGLLTLGLLIQYMKKQVASGNIQRNSAIGIRTKATMASDAAWERGHAASAPMLTATFLTAYAAGAISVVLGVVMMVSDSANAAVIVVPLCGLVVVLGLLVAASVAANTAARAVGNSDR from the coding sequence ATGGACCCGGCTGCGGGATTGGTGTTCGGAGTAGGGCTGCTCACTCTGGGCCTGTTGATTCAGTACATGAAGAAGCAGGTCGCGAGCGGCAACATCCAGCGCAATTCCGCGATCGGCATCAGAACCAAAGCCACGATGGCCTCGGACGCCGCGTGGGAGAGAGGGCATGCAGCATCGGCGCCGATGCTGACGGCGACCTTTCTCACCGCCTATGCGGCGGGGGCCATTTCGGTGGTGCTCGGTGTGGTGATGATGGTGAGTGACAGCGCGAATGCGGCTGTCATCGTCGTCCCTCTGTGCGGACTCGTCGTGGTTCTCGGGCTCCTCGTCGCAGCTTCGGTCGCAGCAAACACGGCTGCGCGTGCAGTCGGCAATTCCGATAGATAG
- a CDS encoding gamma-glutamylcyclotransferase family protein, translating into MTERPVLPDVLFVYGTLQFPEVLGVLLGRVPAGVATSAPGWRAAALEGRPYPGLVAASGGVARGVLLGDLTVREWRVLDEYEGDEYELRRIALEGGVRGWTYVWVGAGTGTGTGVRQDTWDAEAFRIQGLHGFLAGF; encoded by the coding sequence ATGACTGAACGACCCGTCCTCCCCGACGTGCTCTTCGTGTACGGAACTCTCCAGTTTCCGGAGGTTCTCGGGGTGCTTCTCGGCCGGGTGCCGGCCGGTGTCGCCACCAGTGCGCCGGGCTGGCGTGCGGCGGCTCTGGAGGGCCGCCCCTACCCCGGCCTCGTCGCCGCCTCGGGGGGCGTCGCGCGCGGGGTGCTGCTGGGGGACCTGACCGTACGGGAGTGGCGAGTCCTGGACGAGTACGAGGGCGACGAGTACGAGCTGCGCCGGATCGCGCTGGAGGGCGGGGTGCGGGGCTGGACGTACGTCTGGGTGGGCGCGGGCACGGGCACGGGCACGGGCGTGCGGCAGGACACGTGGGACGCGGAAGCCTTCCGAATCCAAGGGCTGCACGGGTTCCTTGCTGGGTTTTGA